The sequence below is a genomic window from Deinococcus terrestris.
GGACCTTCAGGTCGGTCAGGTGCTGCGGGTGCGGGCGGCTGCCGCGTCGCACACGGTGCAGCCCAAGGAAACGCTGTACGGCATCTCCCGGCAGTATGGCCTGAGCGTGGACGCGCTGCTGGCGGCGAATCATCTGCCCCCAGCGGCGGTGTTGGAAATCGGGCAGGTTCTCCAGATTCCGGGTGCCGCTCCGGTGGCCGCGCCGCGCGTGCTGGCGCAGTCGCTGCCCGTGCTTCCCGCTCCTGCTGCGTTCCCCAGCGTTCCTGCCAGCCCTTCTGCGACCGATGACGACTGGCGCGGCACGGCGATGGCGCTGCTGGGGGTGCCCTACGTTTACGGCGGCACCAGCCGCAGCGGGCTGGATTGCAGCGGGTTCGTGCTGCAGGTGTTTGCGCCGCTGGGCATGGATCTGCCGCGCACCAGCGCTGCCCAGGCGCGGGTTGGCCAGCCGGTCGAGGTTGGGGACCTCCAGGCCGGGGACCTCGTCTTTTTCGACACGGTCGGGCGCGGCGAGGTCACCCACGTGGGCATCTACCTGGGCGAGAACCAGTTTGTCAACGCCAATTCCTACCGCAAGCAGGTCGCGGTCGACCGCTTGCAGGGTGACCCCTACTGGGAACCCAAGCTGATGGGCGCCCGCCGGGTGCTGCCGCCCTTGATGTACGGCTCGGCCCGCGCCCGTTGACGGGCGGGAAGCACGGCACCAGCCCCTGGAGAGCTCCCAGGGGCTCCGCTTTTTTGTTTGCCCCGCCAGTGCCTCCTACCCGAAGGAGCCGAGGAGGCTGCCTTCGGCCTGAATGGGGTGTTCTCAATGGTGGGGACGATTCTGGTGCTGCACCCTCCCAGCGTGGCGCGATCAGAGAACCGCAGGGAGAACGCAAAAAGGCCTTCCACCCTCGCCGGGAACTGACACAGCTCCGCAGGAGAGGAGGGAAGGCGGCACCGCCGTTCCAGCACGGTGAATCCCGGAGAGTTATGAAGCTGTCCGCGCCGTTGGTCATAGGGACTCGGGAGCATCCGTTGCGGCAGTCCGCTTCGCGGCGGCGCTTCCCCGCCTCTCCGTCACCCCTGTTCCTGCTCTCCCTGCTGGCGCCGCTCGACGAGTTCAGTCGGGACTTACCGTTCTGCCCTCCCTGTTCAGGTGGGAGCTGTGCTAAACCTTATCGTCGGCCACGTTCTCATCGGCCAGCAGGTTGCGGTACTCGTCGACATGTTCGCCCTCGCCGAGTTCTCGGGCGATCCGCTCGATGGCGAGACGGACGACTTCGCTCTTGCTGATCAGGCGCTCGGGGCTGGAGAGTTCGTAGGCCGTGCGGGTGAGCAGGGCGTCCTGCTCCTCGCTGATCACGACTTGGAGGCGTTTGCGTTCCTTTTTGGGCATGGTCCTCTTCTGTCCTCTCCACCGGGTCCGCGCCCGGCCACGGGCTCGGGCGGAAGTGTGCGCGGGCAGCGTAGCACGCATGATAAGACACCTCAACATCATCCGCCCTGGAGATACAGGTGGCGTAGACGTCCCGAGAGCATCATGTGTAAGATGCACCCGTCTTCCGGCGTTTTGCCGGATCTGCTGCCCATACCGACCTCCGGGCTCCCGCGCCCGTGCCCGAAAGGAATGACCTCATGGATCTGACGCCGCTGCACCTCGTAGGAGGCCGGGACCTGTCCGGCGAAATCGCCATCCAGCACAGCAAGAATGCGGCGCTGCCCATCATCGTGGCGAGCCTGCTGAGCCGCGAGCCCATCACCCTGCACGGCATTCCCCGGCTGTCGGACGTGGACACCATTCTGGAACTCATGGCGCACCTGGGCACGCGGGCGGCCTGGACCGGCCCCAACAGCCTGACCCTGCACACCCCCGAAATTCTCAGCACCCACGCGCCCTATGCGCTGGTGTCCAAGATGCGGGCCAGCTTCATCGTGCTGGGGGCAATCCTGGCGCGGGCGGGGGAGGCCACCGTGTCCATGCCCGGCGGGTGCGCGTGGGGACCGCGCCCGGTTGATCAGCATGTCAAGGCGCTGCGGGCGCTGGGGGCGCACCTCACCGAGGAGGGCGGCGACTTCGCGGCGACGCGGGCCGGGAGCCTCTCGGGCACCTTCGTCTTCGAGATGCTGACGGTGGGCGGCACCCACAACGCGCTGCTGGCCTCGGTGCTGGGGGACGGCGTGGTCACGCTGGAGAATGCCAGCATCGACACCGACGTGGTGGACCTGGTGCATTTCCTGAACGCGCTGGGTGCCCAGATTGAGGGGGCAGGCACCAACACGCTGACGGTCCGGGGCGTGCCCGCCCTGCGCGGGGGCGAGTACACGGTGATTCCCGACCGCATTGAGGCCGGGACCTTCATGATCGCCGCTGCCGCCACCCGCAGCCGCCTCACGCTGACCAACGTGCGCCCCGACCACCTGCGGGCCGTGAGCGCCAAGCTCAGCGAGATGGGCGTGGACATTCTGGAGTCGGGCGACTCCCTGATCGTGGACGCCCGGGGCCGTGAGCTGCGGCCCGTCAACCTCACCACCCAGAGCTACCCCGGCTTTCCCACCGACGTGCAGCCGCAGATGAGCGCCCTGCTCGCCACCGTGCCGGGCACCAGTGTGGTGCAGGACCCGGTGTACCCTGACCGCCTCACCCACGTGGCCGAGCTGCACCGCATGGGCGCCAACATCACCGTGAGCGGGTATACCCAGGTGATCCAGGGCGGGCCGCTGCATGCCGCGCCCGTCAAGGCCGCCGACCTCCGTGCTGGGGCTGCCCTCTTCATCGCCGCAATGACCTGCGAGGGCGAGACGGTCATCGACGGCGTGCAGTACCTCAACCGGGGCTACGAGCGCCTCGCCGAGCGGCTGCGGGGTATCGGCGTGCAGGCCTGGCAGCCCCAGCCCATGCTGGCGAGCGCGATGGACTGAGCCAGAAGCAGGAACGGCGCCCACCTCGCGGTTGCGGGTGGGCGCCGTTCTCTGGGTCTCTGTTGGACTCTGACCGCTCCCGCTAGACCTCCCCGCCCCACTCGCCGCCGTGTTCTGTCCAGGCCGCCCCGATCTGTGCCAGAAGGTCAGCGGGCAAGGGGCCGCGCTCGACGATGGCGGCGTTGCGTTCCAGATTCTCCACACGCGCTGTGCCCACGATGGCGCTGGACACTCCAGGCGCGAAGGCTGAGAAGCGTAGGGCGAATTCATCCCACTCCAACCCGCCGGGATCCAGGCGCAGCGCCCGCAGCCGCTCCCAGTAGACCTCGGCGTACTGGCCGACCGGGCGCTCGGTGAACTGCCACGCGGCGTTGGCGATGGGCCGTTTGGCAATCACCCCCAGGCCCCGCGCCGCCGCTTCCGGCAGGACGTGGTGGAGGCTCCACTGGTCGGCCACATTTACGCTCGTCTCGACGCTCCCGAAGCGTCCGGACTCCGCTACCCACGCCAGCGCCTCGTTCTCGCCACTGTAGGCCGCCACCCGGATCAAACCTGCCTCCCGCGCCCGGTCGAGTTCGGCCAGTAGGTCCTCGCGCCGCAGGGTGCCCAGCGGGCACGAGTGCAGGTGAAAGAGGTCGATCCGGTCGGTCCGCATCGTCCGTAAGGCCCGCTCGATGCCGTGGCGGATGGCTCCTGGCGTCCAGTCCTCCACGCCTTCCACCCCGTAGCCGCCCTTGGTGCTCAGGACGAACTCGTCCCGTCGCCCGGCGAGGTGGCGCCCGACGCGCTCCTCGCTCAGGCCATAGCCCCGCGCGGTGTCGATCAGGGTGACGCCGAGGTCGAGCGCCCGGTTCAGGAGGCGACCGGCCTCCCGGTCATCCAAACTCTCCGCGCCGACCTGCCCTGCTCCCAGCCCCAGGACGCTAACTCGGAGGCCCGTCTTGCCAAACTCGCGCTGCTTCATGCAGCGGAGCATATGCTGATGGCGGGCTTCGCGCCGCCCTTGACCGTTAGCCCCCCATGCCGGGCACCAGTTCGGCCCGCTCCTCCTGCTCCTTGCGGAACTGGAGTTCGTACAGGTCGCGGTACAGGCCGCCTGCGGCCATCAACTCCGCGTGCGGGCCGTCTTGCACGGTCCGGCCCCCCTCCATCACCAAGATGCGGTCGGCGTTGCGGACCGTGGAGAGGCGGTGGGCGATCACGAAGGTGGTGCGGCCCCGCATCAGCGTTTCCAGCGCCTGTTGCACCAGCGCCTCGGACTCATTGTCGAGGGCGGAGGTGGCCTCGTCGAGAATCAGGATGCGCGGGTCTTTCAGCAGGGCGCGGGCGATGGCGACCCGCTGGCGCTGGCCGCCGCTGAGGCGCACGCCGCGCTCACCCACCACGGTGGCGTACCCCTGCGGCAGCGCGGTGATGAAGCCGTGCGCGTTCGCGGCGCGGGCGGCGGCCTCAACCTCCTCCGGCGAGGCGTCGGGGCGGCCGTAGCGGATGTTCTCCTCGATAGACCCCGAAAAGAGCAGGGTTTCTTGCGGCACCAGCCCCACCTGTGCCCGCAGGTCGGCCAGCGCGTAGGCCCGCACGTCCTCGCCGTCCACCCGCAGCGTTCCGCCCGTCACGTCCCAGAAGCGCGGAATCAGGCTCACCAGCGTGGTCTTGCCTGCCCCACTCGGTCCCACCAGCGCCACGACCTGTCCGGCGGGCACGTCGAAGCTCAGGTCGTGCAGCACGGGCGCGTCGCCGTAGCTGAAGCTGACACGCTCGAAGCTCACCCGGCCCTCGGCGCGGGCCAGGGGGAGCGGGCGGGCGGGTTCGGGCAGGTCGCTGCGCTCGTCGAGCAGCTCGAAGATGCGCCCCGAGGCTCCCAGCGCCTCCTGAAACTGGCTGAACAGCCCCGACATCGCCGCGACGGTGGCGCCGACCTGAAGGGCGTAGATCAGGAAGGTGACCAGTCCGCCGGGGCTGAGATCCCCCCCCATGACCAGCCGCCCGCCGTACCACAGCACCAGCGCGAGCGAGGCGAAGGTCAGGAAGCTCATCACGCCGCCCATCAGGGCTTGCAGCCGTGCCCGCCGCAGCGAGGCGAGGAAGGACGCCAGCACGCCCTGCCCGTAGCGCCCGCGTTCCGTGTCCTCGGCGGTGAAGCTCTGCACCACCCGCACCCCGCTGATCGCCTCCTCGGCGCTGGCGTTGGCCTCGGCCACGCGGTCTTGCACCTCGCGGCTGACTGTGCGGATGCGCCGCCCGATCACGATGGCCGTGCCGATCACCAGCGGAATCACCGCCAGCGTGAGCAGACTCAGCCGGGGACTGGTGACCACCAGTAGGGTCGTGGAACCCACGATGTTGAAGGTGAGTGCCGCCGCCTGCGCGAGCGCCGTGCTGGTCACGGCCTGGACCGTGCCCACGTCCGCCGTGAGTCGGCTGGTGAGTTCGCCCGTGCGGTGCTCGGCAAAAAAACGCGGTGAGAGCGTCATCAGGTGCGAAAAGAGGCTGCGGCGCAAATCCGCCACCACCCCTGCCCCCACCTTCGCCAGCAGGTACGACTGCGCGGCCCCGAACAGCGACGACAGCGCGAAGATGCCCAACAGCGCGAGCACCGTGCGGTCCAGCGGCCCGGTGTCGGTCGCCCCCACCCGCAGGAAGGAGGCGTCAATCAGCCGCCCGAACAGCAGCGGGAAAATCAGGTTCAGCCCGCTGGAGATCAGCGTGGCGAGGAGCCCGAAGACCAGCAGCCCCCGGTAGGGCCGTGCGTAGGCCAGCACCCGCCGCAGTTGCCGGGGGTCACGCGGCGGACGCGCCGGGGCGGGGGTCGCGGGGGCGGAGGCCGGGCGGCGGCGGGACAACATGGGGCCAGGGTACGGCATGGCGGGGGACCACAACGGAAGCGGCGGCCCCGCACGTCCGCGAGTCCGCCACCCCCCTCCAGCCTCCGGCTTATGCCAGCACGGCCTCCGGCTCGTCGAAGGCCAGCTCGAAAGCCTCCGCGACCCCCTGGTAGGTCAGCTTGCCCGCGTGGGTGTTCAGGCCCAGACGCAGCGCCTTGTTGCGCGAAAGGGCCGAGACGCCCTGCTCGGCGAGTTGCAGGACGTAGGGCATGGTCTGGTTGGTGAGGGCGAAGGTGCTCGTGCGCGGCACAGCGCCCGGCATGTTCGCCACGCCGTAGTGAATCACGCCGTCGACCACGTAGGTGGGGTCGTCGTGGGTGGTCGGGTGGATGGTCTCCACGCAGCCGCCCTGGTCCACCGCCACGTCCACGATGACGCTGCCCTCGGGCATCAGGGCCAGCATGTCGCGGGTGACGAGGTGCGGGGCCTTGGCGCCGGGAATCAGCACCGCACCGATCAGGAGGTCGGTGTCGGGCAGCAGGGCACGGATGTTGGCCTCGCTGCTCATCATGGTGGTCAGGCGCCCGAAGAACACGTCGTCGAGGTAGGCCAGGCGCCGCTGCGACACGTCGAGGATGGTGACCTTGGCCCCCAGGCCCATCGCCATCTTGGCCGCGTTGGTGCCCACCACGCCGCCGCCGATGATGGTCACGTGGCCGGGCTGCACGCCGGGCACGCCGCCCAGCAACACCCCGCGCCCGCCCACTGGCTTCTGGAGGTGGTAGGCGCCCGCCTGCACGCTCAGGCGCCCGGCGACTTCCGACATCGGGGTCAGCAGGGGCAGGCTGCCGTCGTCGAGCTGCACCGTCTCGTAGGCCACGCCCGTCGTCCCTGAGGACAGCAGCGCGTCGGTCAGTGGGCGGTCGGCGGCGAGGTGCAGGTAGGTGAACAGCAGCAGGTCGTCGCGCAGGTAGCCATATTCACGCTCGATAGGCTCCTTGACCTTGACGACCATCTCGGCAGCCCAGGCGTCAGCAGCGCTGCCCAGGGTCGCGCCCGCCGCCTCGTATTCGCCGTCCGCGATGCCGCTGCCCACGCCCGCACCGCGCTCGACCGTGACCGAGTGGCCCCGGCGCACCAGCGTCGCCACGCCGCCGGGCGTCAGCGCCACGCGGTTTTCCTTGACCTTGATTTCCTTGGGGAGTCCGATCTTCATAGTTCCTCCGCGGGGCCGCGCACCCCGCCGGGGCCGCCCGCCTGCCATGATGCTGAAGTGGCGCAATGCTAGCAGGAGGCCCGGCGCGTCCGATTGCCCGCAGGTCTAACTGGAAACGTATCGGCGCAACGGGGTTGCGTCAAGCCTGCTACCTTATGGGCATTCATGTCAAAGCCGGACCTCGACGCCACCGACCGCCGCATCCTGACCATTCTCCAGCGCGACGCCCGCATCCCCAACACCGAACTGGCCGACGAGATCGGCCTGACCCCGGCCCCCACCCTGCGGCGGGTGCGGCGCTTAGAGGAGGAAGGCATCATCAGCCGCTACGTGGCCCTGCTCGACCCCAAGCGGGTGGGGCGCGACCTGATGGTCTTCGTGAGGGTCACGCTGGACAAGCAGACCAAGCAGGGCTTCGAAACCTTCGCCGAGCGGATGCGCGGGCGGCCCGAGGTGCTGGAGTGTTACCTCTGCCTGGGGGACACCGACTACCTGCTCAAGGTGGTCGTGCCCGACCTGGACAGCTACCAGACCTTTCTGGTGGACGTGCTCGCGGCCATTCCCGGCGTGCGGAACACGGCGAGCACCATCGTGGTGAAGGGAGAGAAGTACACGACGGGGCTGGCGGTGGAGTAGGGGCGGGGGGAGGCTGCGGGAGAAGGCTCTGACATACTGCGTCCATGTCCTCACCTGCCTTCCGCCGTGCGGCACCTACCTTGCTGGCTTCCTTGAGCCTCGGCCTGATGGCGTGTGCGCCCGCCACTCAGCCCCAGGCTTCCGCCCCGCAGCCCACGGCTCCTGCGCCCGCCCCCGCGACCCCGACCTTCGTTCCGGTTCAGCCTCTGAGTGCTACCCGAGTTACTACCTTCCCCTCCGCCGCCCAGGTCACCGACCCGGCACGGACCTACCGGGCGGTGCTGAACACGACCAAGGGGCCGATCACGCTGGAGCTGTATGCGAAGCAGGCTCCGGTCGCTGTGAACAACTTCGTGTTCCTCGCGCTGAATGGCTTCTACGACGGCACGCGCTTTCACCGCGTCATTGAAGGCTTTATGGCCCAGGGCGGCGACCCTCAGAGCACGGACCCGGCCCTCCGCGCCCGCTGGGGTACGGGCGGCCCCGGCTACAACTTCCGGGCGGAGGTGGGCAACGGTCTGCGCTTTGACCGCGCGGGCGTGCTGGGCATGGCCCGCGCCGCCAGCCTGGACTCGCAGGGCAGCCAGTTTTTCATCACGCTGGCTCCGGCCGACTTCCTGAGCGGCGGATACACGGTCTTTGGGCAGGTCGTCTCCGGGCTGGACACCTTGCAGCGCCTCACCCGCACGGCCACCCCGAACGGCGAGGTGCCCATTCCCGGCGCCCAGCCCGACCTCATCCAGAGCGTGCAGATTCTCGTCTCGCGCTGAGGCTTACCCCAGCAGCGCCACCACCAGCGTGACCACCAGCGCGGCCAGGCCCATTCCGATGGAGCTGGCCGCGCCTGTCGTCTCTCCCTCCTCGCGGGCACGGGCGGTGCCCACCCCATGCGCCACGCTGCCGATAGCGATGCCCCGCGCCAGGGGATGGCGCACGCCCAGCCGGGTCAGCATGGGGGGAAGCACCAGCGCCCCCACCAACCCTGAGAGCACGGCGAGGGTGGCCGCCAGCGTGGACGGGGCGCCCGTGAAGGCCGCGAGTTGCAGGGCCACCGGGCTGGTCGCCGGGGCCGTCAACAGGGCAGCCCGCGCCGCCGGGTCCAGCCCCAGCAGTCGGGGCAGCGCGGCGTCCGCCCCCATGCCCACCAGCGTGCCCGCCACGCCGCCCAGCCCCAGCGCCCGCCACTCCCGCGCCAGCAGCGCCCGCAGCCGGTAAAGCGGCACCGCCAGCGCCACCACCGCCGGACCGAGCAGGAAGGAGAGGGGCCGCACCTCCGCCGTGTAGTCCCGGTAGGGGGTCGCGGTCACGAGCAGTCCCCCGGCCACGATCACCGTCGCCACCAGCGTCGGATTGACGAGCGGATGCCGCACCCGCCACTGCGCGGCCACCCCCAGGGCGAAGGCGAGCAGGGTGAGGGCGACCCAGGTCACGCGGCGCCCCTCCACGGACGGCCCCTCACCCGCGCACCAGCCGCCCCGCCACCAGCCCCGCCGTTCCCGCGCCCAGCAGCAGCCCCGCCAGCATCACGAGCAGCCACAGGCCCCACTCGGCCCCCGCCGACAGGAACTCGATAAAGCCCACCGTGGCGGGCACGAACAGCAACCCCAGGATGCCCAGCAGCCCGTCGGCGGCGGCCTCCAGCCACGAGAGCCGCACCACCCCCAGCGACAGGGCCGCCCACAGCAGGGCCATCCCCACCACCGAGCCCGGCAGCGGCCAGCCCAGCCACGTCACCAGGGCCGTCCCCAGCGCAGCAAAGGCCGTCAGCAGCCCCAGCCCCAGCACGACGCGCACCGGGGGCGAGAGAATCGGCGCGGCCGAGGTCACCCCTGGGCGGCTCCGAGTCGGGCGAGCATGCCGCGCACGACCTGTTTGGCGTGCCGGGCCACCAGCGGCATGAAGGTGCGGTAGTCCACCTGCGCGTCGTGGTCGGCGGTGTCGCTCACCGAGCGGATGACCACGAAGGGCACGCCCGCCTTGGCGCACACCTGCGCGACTGCCGCCCCCTCCATCTCGGCGCAGGCGGCCCCGAAGCCCGTCCACAGCCGCCCCACCCCCTCGCGTGAGGCGATGAACTGGTCGCCGCTCGCCACCCGGCCCTCCAGCACGCCCACGCCTTCCACCTCGCGGGCGGCGGCCAGCGCGACCTCGCGCAGTTCGGAGTCGGCCTGCCACGCGGCCGTTTCGCCGGGCACGGTCCCCAGCGGGTAGTCCAGCGCCGTCACGTCCACGTCGTGCTGCACGAGGTCGGTGCTCACCACGAGGTCGCCCACCCGCAGCTCGGGGTGCACGCCGCCCGCGACCCCGGTGAAAATCACGCGGGTGGCCCCGGCGTTCAGCAGGTGCGTGGCCGTCATCGCCGCGTTCACCTTGCCGATGCCGCTCCTGGCGAGGAGAACGGGCACGCCGTCCAGCACGCCCCGGTAGAGGGTCACGCCGGGGGGCGTCAGGGTTTCAGCGTCCTGGAGGTCCGCCCTGAGCAATTCAATTTCTTCGTCCATGGCACCGAGAATGGCGAGCATGGGGGCCATGTTAGGGCTTGAGGGCGAGGGGTTGACCTTGTGGGGGCCGGACGATCTCGGGGCCGCCCAGATCCCACTTCCCCTTGACCCAGGTCATGGTCTCCGCCCGCCCCTCCCTGCCATCCTGCCCGTATGCCTCACGTGATTGTCAGCTCCTGCATCGGCGTCAAGGACCAGGCCTGCACCGAGGTCTGCCCGGTGGAGTGCATCTACGACGGCGGCGACCAGTTCCTCATTCACCCCGACGAGTGCATCGACTGTGGTGCGTGCGTGCCCGCCTGCCCGGTCAGCGCCATCTTCCCCGAAGAAGACGTGCCCGCCGGGGAAACCGAGTTCATCGTCAAAAACCGCGTCTTCTTCGGGCTCTGAGCTGTGCCTATGGATATGGCGCTGCTCTCCGGTCTGAACATCCTCCTAGTGGGGATGTGGGTGGGCATGTACCTGTTCACGACCTTCGTGGTCAGCCCCGCCTTCACCGAGTTGTTTCCCGACCACGAGGCCCGCACCGGGCACCGCCGCGCGGTGGGGCGGCACTACGCGCGGGTCAATGGCCTGCTGACGGCGGCCCTGTTCGCCGTGGTCCTGGCCCTGGGGCTGACCTCCGGTTTCCGGGCCGCACTCTGGCTGGAACTGGGCCTGTTGGTGCTGATCGGCGGGCTGGTCGCGCTGCACGTGCGGCGCGGGCAGGCCGAGACACGGCCTCCGGCGTGGATCACGAACCTGACCCTCGCGGCGAGCGTGGGCCTGTGCGGGGCGGCGGTGCTGGCCTGAGCGCCGTATTTGGTGGGGCGCTGGAGGGTCGGTGCCTCCCGCTGTGGCAGCATCGGGGCACGTGCCGACTCCAACTGCTCTGAATCCGGCCGACCCTGCCCGCGCCCTGGAATTGCTGAGCCGCTCGCCCGTCTTTAGGGGGGCCTCGCCCGCCGACTTGCAGCCGCTGGCCGCGCTGGGGACCTTCCGGACCCTGCGGCGCGGCGAGGTTCTGTTCCGGGCCGGGGACGCGCTGGACACCCTCTTTCTCGTCAGCAGCGGCAGCGTGCGGGTCTACCGGGTGGTGCGCGGGGGAACCCGCGAGCTGACCCTGCATGTGGAGGGACCGCGCCAACTGGTCGCGGGCGTCGGAGTCTTGGGCGGCAGCGACCCCGCCCCCGCGCACGCCGTCGCCCTGCAGACCCCCACCGAGGTGCTGTGTCTGCCCGCCGCCGCCGTCCGCGAGCAGGTGTTCGGGACCCCGGCGCTGGCGGCGGCCGTCATCGCGGCGCTGGCCCGGCGGCAGGCTGAACTGCTCGCCCGGCTGGAGGGGCTGGTGTTCAGCGAACTCGGGGAGCGGCTGGCGGCCTACCTCCTGGAACACGCCGCCGACGACCCCCACGCCCTGCCCACCAACAGCGACCTTGCCGCGCTGCTGGGCACCGTGCCCGAACTGGTCAGCCGCAAGCTGGGTGAGTTCTACCGCCTGGGTCTGATTCAGCTCGAGCGGCGCCGGGTGCGGGTCCTCGACCGCCCCGAGCTGGAGCGGCTGGCGGGACGCACGGGGGGAGAGGGGAGGGCCTCAGACCCCCGGTAGTCCCAGGAACGCCTCGACCACGCGGGGGTCGAGCTGCCGCCCGGCCTGCGCCCGCAACTCGGCCCGCGCCTCCTCGCGGGTCCAGGCCCGCTTGTAGGGGCGCTCGCTGACCAGGGCGTCATACACGTCAATCACGGCAAAGATCCGTGCCAGGGGCGGGATTTCCTCCCCGGCGAGGCCGTCGGGGTAGCCGCTGCCGTCCCAGCGCTCGTGGTGGTGCCGCACGAGCTGCAGCGCGGCGGGCGGCACGAAGCCCAGCGCCCCGGCCAGCCGCTCGCCCTCGGCCGAGTGGACCTCCATCTCGCGGCGCTCCTCCGGGGTGAGGCGGCCCGGCTTGAGCAGCACCCGGTCGGGAAT
It includes:
- a CDS encoding Lrp/AsnC family transcriptional regulator, with product MSKPDLDATDRRILTILQRDARIPNTELADEIGLTPAPTLRRVRRLEEEGIISRYVALLDPKRVGRDLMVFVRVTLDKQTKQGFETFAERMRGRPEVLECYLCLGDTDYLLKVVVPDLDSYQTFLVDVLAAIPGVRNTASTIVVKGEKYTTGLAVE
- a CDS encoding transcriptional regulator, with product MPKKERKRLQVVISEEQDALLTRTAYELSSPERLISKSEVVRLAIERIARELGEGEHVDEYRNLLADENVADDKV
- a CDS encoding 5'-methylthioadenosine/adenosylhomocysteine nucleosidase, with translation MLAILGAMDEEIELLRADLQDAETLTPPGVTLYRGVLDGVPVLLARSGIGKVNAAMTATHLLNAGATRVIFTGVAGGVHPELRVGDLVVSTDLVQHDVDVTALDYPLGTVPGETAAWQADSELREVALAAAREVEGVGVLEGRVASGDQFIASREGVGRLWTGFGAACAEMEGAAVAQVCAKAGVPFVVIRSVSDTADHDAQVDYRTFMPLVARHAKQVVRGMLARLGAAQG
- the ald gene encoding alanine dehydrogenase gives rise to the protein MKIGLPKEIKVKENRVALTPGGVATLVRRGHSVTVERGAGVGSGIADGEYEAAGATLGSAADAWAAEMVVKVKEPIEREYGYLRDDLLLFTYLHLAADRPLTDALLSSGTTGVAYETVQLDDGSLPLLTPMSEVAGRLSVQAGAYHLQKPVGGRGVLLGGVPGVQPGHVTIIGGGVVGTNAAKMAMGLGAKVTILDVSQRRLAYLDDVFFGRLTTMMSSEANIRALLPDTDLLIGAVLIPGAKAPHLVTRDMLALMPEGSVIVDVAVDQGGCVETIHPTTHDDPTYVVDGVIHYGVANMPGAVPRTSTFALTNQTMPYVLQLAEQGVSALSRNKALRLGLNTHAGKLTYQGVAEAFELAFDEPEAVLA
- a CDS encoding LrgB family protein, which encodes MTWVALTLLAFALGVAAQWRVRHPLVNPTLVATVIVAGGLLVTATPYRDYTAEVRPLSFLLGPAVVALAVPLYRLRALLAREWRALGLGGVAGTLVGMGADAALPRLLGLDPAARAALLTAPATSPVALQLAAFTGAPSTLAATLAVLSGLVGALVLPPMLTRLGVRHPLARGIAIGSVAHGVGTARAREEGETTGAASSIGMGLAALVVTLVVALLG
- a CDS encoding peptidylprolyl isomerase, yielding MSSPAFRRAAPTLLASLSLGLMACAPATQPQASAPQPTAPAPAPATPTFVPVQPLSATRVTTFPSAAQVTDPARTYRAVLNTTKGPITLELYAKQAPVAVNNFVFLALNGFYDGTRFHRVIEGFMAQGGDPQSTDPALRARWGTGGPGYNFRAEVGNGLRFDRAGVLGMARAASLDSQGSQFFITLAPADFLSGGYTVFGQVVSGLDTLQRLTRTATPNGEVPIPGAQPDLIQSVQILVSR
- a CDS encoding CidA/LrgA family protein, with the translated sequence MTSAAPILSPPVRVVLGLGLLTAFAALGTALVTWLGWPLPGSVVGMALLWAALSLGVVRLSWLEAAADGLLGILGLLFVPATVGFIEFLSAGAEWGLWLLVMLAGLLLGAGTAGLVAGRLVRG
- a CDS encoding C40 family peptidase, which gives rise to MPAPALPASRLPAVRAALVFATLSLSGGLAPALAATTNTTSASPVSPALPGSAISGGVVTVQKGDTAYSLARAHGLKVDELLALNGLNTPDLQVGQVLRVRAAAASHTVQPKETLYGISRQYGLSVDALLAANHLPPAAVLEIGQVLQIPGAAPVAAPRVLAQSLPVLPAPAAFPSVPASPSATDDDWRGTAMALLGVPYVYGGTSRSGLDCSGFVLQVFAPLGMDLPRTSAAQARVGQPVEVGDLQAGDLVFFDTVGRGEVTHVGIYLGENQFVNANSYRKQVAVDRLQGDPYWEPKLMGARRVLPPLMYGSARAR
- a CDS encoding aldo/keto reductase; amino-acid sequence: MKQREFGKTGLRVSVLGLGAGQVGAESLDDREAGRLLNRALDLGVTLIDTARGYGLSEERVGRHLAGRRDEFVLSTKGGYGVEGVEDWTPGAIRHGIERALRTMRTDRIDLFHLHSCPLGTLRREDLLAELDRAREAGLIRVAAYSGENEALAWVAESGRFGSVETSVNVADQWSLHHVLPEAAARGLGVIAKRPIANAAWQFTERPVGQYAEVYWERLRALRLDPGGLEWDEFALRFSAFAPGVSSAIVGTARVENLERNAAIVERGPLPADLLAQIGAAWTEHGGEWGGEV
- the murA gene encoding UDP-N-acetylglucosamine 1-carboxyvinyltransferase; amino-acid sequence: MDLTPLHLVGGRDLSGEIAIQHSKNAALPIIVASLLSREPITLHGIPRLSDVDTILELMAHLGTRAAWTGPNSLTLHTPEILSTHAPYALVSKMRASFIVLGAILARAGEATVSMPGGCAWGPRPVDQHVKALRALGAHLTEEGGDFAATRAGSLSGTFVFEMLTVGGTHNALLASVLGDGVVTLENASIDTDVVDLVHFLNALGAQIEGAGTNTLTVRGVPALRGGEYTVIPDRIEAGTFMIAAAATRSRLTLTNVRPDHLRAVSAKLSEMGVDILESGDSLIVDARGRELRPVNLTTQSYPGFPTDVQPQMSALLATVPGTSVVQDPVYPDRLTHVAELHRMGANITVSGYTQVIQGGPLHAAPVKAADLRAGAALFIAAMTCEGETVIDGVQYLNRGYERLAERLRGIGVQAWQPQPMLASAMD
- a CDS encoding ABC transporter ATP-binding protein, with the protein product MLSRRRPASAPATPAPARPPRDPRQLRRVLAYARPYRGLLVFGLLATLISSGLNLIFPLLFGRLIDASFLRVGATDTGPLDRTVLALLGIFALSSLFGAAQSYLLAKVGAGVVADLRRSLFSHLMTLSPRFFAEHRTGELTSRLTADVGTVQAVTSTALAQAAALTFNIVGSTTLLVVTSPRLSLLTLAVIPLVIGTAIVIGRRIRTVSREVQDRVAEANASAEEAISGVRVVQSFTAEDTERGRYGQGVLASFLASLRRARLQALMGGVMSFLTFASLALVLWYGGRLVMGGDLSPGGLVTFLIYALQVGATVAAMSGLFSQFQEALGASGRIFELLDERSDLPEPARPLPLARAEGRVSFERVSFSYGDAPVLHDLSFDVPAGQVVALVGPSGAGKTTLVSLIPRFWDVTGGTLRVDGEDVRAYALADLRAQVGLVPQETLLFSGSIEENIRYGRPDASPEEVEAAARAANAHGFITALPQGYATVVGERGVRLSGGQRQRVAIARALLKDPRILILDEATSALDNESEALVQQALETLMRGRTTFVIAHRLSTVRNADRILVMEGGRTVQDGPHAELMAAGGLYRDLYELQFRKEQEERAELVPGMGG
- a CDS encoding ferredoxin, with amino-acid sequence MPHVIVSSCIGVKDQACTEVCPVECIYDGGDQFLIHPDECIDCGACVPACPVSAIFPEEDVPAGETEFIVKNRVFFGL